The Nostoc sp. 'Lobaria pulmonaria (5183) cyanobiont' genome window below encodes:
- a CDS encoding hybrid sensor histidine kinase/response regulator, with protein sequence MIAVPLSKPIHILLVDDNPNNLKVLSEAIQRCGWKALMATDGESAIEQTAYAHPDLILLDVMMTGIDGFETCRRLKNNPITQNIPVIFMTALSDSTDKVAGLEIGAVDYITKPFQQEEVIARLKLHLKISHLTRTLEERVQERTAELTQSLQQLQQTQLQMIQSEKMSTLGQLVAGIGHEINNPVGFVSGNLSYIEEYVNNLLRLVNLQQQKLPQPDQEIQELVEEIDLEYLAEDLPKLLASMHQGITRLKEISLSLRTFTRADISSQVEFQIHEGIDSTLMLLKHRLKGNGDRTKIQVVTQYGELPPISCYPGQLNQVFMNIIANAIDAFDELHQNNSNREIAACLNIITITTSVDPQQQTVTICIQDNGPGMLTEVQSRIFEQSFTTKPVGKGTGLGLAISYQIIVDKHNGQVNCLSVPGEGTKFIITLPM encoded by the coding sequence ATGATCGCTGTTCCTCTCTCGAAACCCATACATATTTTGTTAGTGGATGACAATCCAAACAATCTCAAGGTCTTATCTGAAGCGATTCAGAGGTGTGGCTGGAAAGCCCTGATGGCAACAGATGGAGAGTCAGCGATCGAACAAACAGCTTATGCTCATCCCGATCTGATTCTCTTAGATGTAATGATGACAGGTATTGATGGATTTGAAACTTGTCGCAGACTGAAAAACAATCCGATCACTCAGAATATTCCAGTAATTTTCATGACTGCCCTATCCGATTCTACAGACAAGGTGGCCGGACTGGAAATAGGTGCAGTTGACTATATTACCAAACCTTTCCAACAAGAAGAAGTCATTGCCCGTTTAAAGTTACACCTAAAAATTTCCCATCTCACCCGCACATTAGAAGAACGTGTGCAAGAACGCACCGCAGAGTTAACTCAATCTCTACAGCAGTTACAGCAAACCCAACTACAGATGATCCAGAGTGAGAAAATGTCCACTTTAGGGCAGTTGGTTGCAGGTATTGGTCATGAGATTAATAATCCGGTTGGTTTCGTTAGCGGAAATTTATCTTATATAGAGGAATATGTAAATAATCTGCTTCGCCTAGTGAACCTGCAACAGCAGAAGCTACCGCAGCCAGACCAGGAAATTCAAGAGCTTGTTGAAGAAATTGACTTGGAGTATCTGGCAGAGGATCTACCGAAACTACTGGCATCAATGCACCAGGGAATTACCCGTCTTAAAGAGATCAGTCTCTCTCTGAGAACTTTTACTCGCGCAGATATTTCATCTCAGGTAGAGTTTCAGATTCACGAAGGAATTGATAGCACCTTAATGCTGTTGAAACATCGACTCAAAGGCAATGGCGATCGCACTAAAATCCAGGTTGTCACACAATACGGTGAGTTACCTCCAATCAGTTGCTATCCCGGACAACTGAACCAGGTGTTCATGAATATCATCGCCAATGCCATTGATGCATTTGATGAACTCCATCAAAACAATTCCAATCGAGAGATTGCTGCTTGCTTGAACATCATCACCATTACCACATCGGTCGATCCCCAACAACAAACCGTCACAATTTGCATCCAAGATAACGGCCCCGGTATGCTTACCGAGGTGCAATCTCGAATTTTTGAGCAATCTTTCACAACCAAGCCCGTAGGTAAGGGAACCGGGCTGGGATTAGCGATTAGCTACCAAATTATTGTTGACAAACACAACGGACAAGTCAACTGCTTGTCAGTACCTGGTGAGGGGACAAAATTTATTATTACTTTGCCCATGTAA
- a CDS encoding CHASE2 domain-containing protein — protein MWRKFQAFVQRTRSVLIITPSVALTVMVGQSLGLFNLPEWEIRDEWVRQRSPVAIADEIVIVTIDERDIQSVRKWPVPDWALARLLEKIRAQQPRAIGLDLYRDLPEGSGHEQLVQVFRNTPNLIGVEKITGERVNPPPELKKQDRVGLADLVLDGDRFVRRALLTAEDAKEKNTIKAGLATLVALKYLEAEKISLESIDPQQQKFQLGKEIYLPLQNQEAGYTDADLGGYQILLNWHGTDAAFRTVAMRDVLAGKIPADLMRDRMVFIGSIASSTNDFFSTPFSSWISAQKPTPGVVVHANIAHQLVRGAKTGKASLHGFSGISLSLWIILWSVIGSTGSWLLSTSSKLRVPGGKILWATVAISGACILCGYGMFLYGVLIPVTPTLAAFIGSVIATTNAYKQRKLEETNRQLEIANSQLLDYSKTLETKVEERTHELVEAKQAADAANQAKSEFLANMSHELRTPLNGILGFAQLLKGSPNITAKNLEGVSIIYQCGSHLLMLIDDILDLSKIEARKLDLVVTSVHLPSFLHGVTEICGIRAEQKGIGFNILISDRLPLAIQVDEKRLRQVLINLLGNAIKFTNSGSVTFKVEVISHLSLVIGQESKQMTHDNGQMTHQNIRFQIEDTGIGMLPEQLEKIFLPFEQVGEAGQRSEGTGLGLAISQRIAALMGSQIQVQSHLGEGSLFWLDLTVSVPLAHDWRKEAMSTTPYTPTPQKITGIQGSAPQILIVDDDRNHCSMLTNLLQEIGCRTLEATDGKHGLQVAIEHNPDVILLDLAMPNMDGFELMVHLQANPQTCSIPIIVSSASVFESNRQRSLEAGATAFLPKPLQIEELLNRLRSLLGVEWIYAESSPPKGEQIGASEWVLPSQDVLQQLYHLAMMGDISAIEGMLKELIEQNSQLAPFATELSKLTANFQTGKIRKLLKSFVTTELHP, from the coding sequence ATGTGGCGCAAATTCCAGGCTTTTGTCCAACGCACTCGCAGCGTTTTGATTATTACTCCTAGCGTTGCCTTGACGGTTATGGTTGGGCAATCGTTGGGACTTTTCAATTTACCGGAATGGGAAATTCGCGACGAATGGGTTCGTCAGCGATCGCCTGTGGCGATCGCTGATGAGATTGTGATTGTTACAATCGATGAGCGCGATATCCAATCGGTACGTAAATGGCCAGTTCCAGACTGGGCGCTAGCACGATTACTAGAAAAAATCCGAGCGCAGCAGCCTAGAGCCATTGGCTTGGATCTCTATCGAGATTTACCGGAAGGAAGCGGACACGAGCAACTTGTTCAAGTTTTTCGCAACACTCCCAATTTGATCGGAGTTGAGAAAATTACTGGCGAACGCGTCAATCCCCCGCCGGAATTGAAAAAACAGGATCGGGTAGGATTAGCAGATTTAGTGTTAGATGGCGATCGCTTTGTACGTCGCGCCCTCTTGACAGCTGAAGATGCCAAAGAGAAAAATACCATTAAAGCCGGACTAGCAACCCTTGTAGCTCTAAAGTACCTCGAAGCTGAAAAAATTAGCTTAGAAAGCATTGACCCTCAACAGCAAAAGTTTCAGTTGGGTAAGGAAATTTACTTACCACTGCAAAATCAAGAAGCAGGTTACACCGATGCCGATTTAGGAGGTTATCAAATTCTGCTCAATTGGCATGGAACAGATGCCGCATTTCGGACAGTTGCGATGCGCGATGTGTTAGCAGGGAAAATTCCAGCAGATTTGATGCGCGATCGCATGGTATTTATTGGGTCAATTGCCTCCAGTACCAATGATTTCTTCAGCACACCCTTCTCTTCTTGGATATCTGCTCAAAAACCGACTCCAGGTGTGGTTGTTCATGCGAATATTGCTCATCAACTAGTACGAGGAGCAAAAACAGGAAAAGCCAGTCTGCACGGGTTTTCTGGCATTTCTTTATCACTCTGGATTATTTTGTGGTCTGTCATTGGTTCTACAGGTAGTTGGTTATTATCCACTAGTAGCAAGCTGCGGGTTCCCGGCGGCAAAATTCTTTGGGCAACTGTAGCCATCAGTGGAGCCTGTATATTATGTGGCTATGGGATGTTTTTGTATGGTGTTTTGATTCCGGTAACACCCACCTTAGCGGCGTTTATCGGTAGTGTGATTGCAACAACTAATGCCTATAAACAGCGCAAGTTAGAAGAAACAAATCGCCAACTAGAAATTGCCAACAGTCAACTATTGGATTATTCCAAAACCCTAGAGACGAAAGTCGAAGAACGAACTCATGAATTAGTCGAGGCAAAACAAGCTGCCGATGCTGCCAATCAGGCCAAGAGTGAGTTTCTCGCCAATATGAGCCACGAACTACGCACACCTCTAAATGGCATCCTTGGTTTTGCCCAGCTACTAAAAGGATCGCCAAACATCACAGCTAAAAACCTCGAAGGAGTCAGCATTATCTACCAATGCGGTTCGCATCTTTTGATGCTGATCGATGACATTCTCGATCTCTCGAAGATAGAAGCGAGGAAATTGGATTTGGTTGTCACTAGCGTCCATCTGCCCAGTTTCTTACATGGTGTAACTGAGATTTGTGGTATCCGGGCTGAACAGAAAGGGATTGGATTTAATATCTTAATTAGCGATCGCCTACCACTTGCCATTCAAGTCGATGAAAAACGGCTGCGGCAAGTGTTAATTAACTTACTGGGCAACGCGATCAAATTTACAAATAGCGGTAGCGTAACGTTCAAAGTGGAAGTCATTAGTCATTTGTCATTAGTCATTGGTCAAGAGTCTAAACAAATGACTCATGACAATGGACAAATGACACATCAAAATATTCGTTTTCAGATTGAAGATACGGGTATTGGGATGTTACCAGAGCAACTTGAGAAAATCTTTTTGCCGTTTGAGCAAGTGGGTGAAGCAGGGCAACGATCTGAAGGTACTGGCTTGGGATTGGCAATTAGCCAAAGAATTGCAGCATTGATGGGGAGCCAAATTCAGGTGCAGAGTCACCTGGGCGAAGGAAGTCTGTTTTGGCTGGATTTGACAGTATCAGTACCACTCGCTCATGACTGGCGTAAAGAAGCGATGTCTACGACTCCTTACACTCCAACTCCCCAGAAAATTACCGGGATTCAGGGTAGTGCGCCTCAAATTCTAATCGTCGATGACGATCGCAACCACTGTTCTATGTTGACCAATCTACTGCAAGAAATTGGCTGTCGAACCTTAGAAGCAACCGATGGCAAACATGGGCTACAGGTGGCAATTGAACACAATCCAGATGTGATTCTGCTCGATTTAGCCATGCCCAATATGGATGGTTTTGAGTTAATGGTTCACCTGCAAGCGAATCCACAAACCTGTTCTATTCCGATTATCGTCTCTAGTGCCAGCGTCTTTGAGTCAAATCGTCAGCGGAGTTTAGAGGCAGGGGCAACAGCATTCCTACCCAAACCTCTCCAGATTGAGGAACTACTCAATAGACTGCGATCGCTGTTGGGAGTGGAATGGATATATGCCGAATCTTCGCCTCCCAAAGGTGAGCAGATCGGTGCTAGTGAATGGGTACTACCATCCCAAGATGTTTTGCAACAACTCTATCATTTGGCAATGATGGGAGATATCTCGGCGATTGAGGGAATGTTAAAAGAACTAATTGAGCAAAACAGTCAACTAGCTCCTTTTGCAACAGAGTTAAGCAAACTCACTGCCAATTTCCAAACTGGAAAAATCCGTAAGTTACTCAAATCATTTGTCACAACGGAGTTACATCCATGA
- a CDS encoding DUF928 domain-containing protein: MKRRYLASTLSVIALIASSAWTSAHAVTFTPPANSGSPRQATGGASRGSMFTPTVGKGAPRQATGGASRGSMFTPAVGKGAPRQATGGASRGNLFTPAVGKGTPRQATGGASRGNLFTPAVGKGAPQQASAGASRVGTYYLNPATTSTTQPAALIALLPQNFYGTTLSERPTILVYLPVSNAQEAVFSLKDEAGNMQYQMNISVAERTGVIAIKLPANAPALAVGKNYQWFLALKVDGQLSPSTPYVDGWVQRIQPSAELATAIQEQDALKRATALGKNGVWYDCVATLAAVYTAQPNNATLRKQWEELLSSVSLKEIVTANLLASTN, encoded by the coding sequence ATGAAACGTCGATATTTAGCTAGTACATTGAGCGTCATCGCTCTGATCGCTAGCAGTGCATGGACAAGTGCTCATGCTGTTACATTTACCCCACCCGCCAACAGTGGCTCTCCCAGACAAGCAACTGGAGGAGCTTCTCGCGGTAGTATGTTTACACCTACTGTCGGGAAAGGTGCGCCCAGACAGGCAACTGGAGGAGCTTCTCGCGGTAGTATGTTTACCCCTGCTGTCGGGAAAGGTGCGCCCAGACAGGCAACTGGAGGAGCTTCTCGCGGCAACCTCTTTACACCTGCTGTCGGCAAAGGTACGCCCAGACAGGCAACTGGAGGAGCTTCTCGCGGCAACCTCTTTACACCTGCTGTCGGCAAAGGCGCTCCCCAACAAGCAAGTGCGGGTGCTTCTCGCGTTGGTACTTACTACTTGAATCCAGCAACTACAAGTACAACACAACCAGCAGCGCTAATCGCCCTCTTGCCCCAAAACTTCTATGGCACAACACTGTCTGAACGTCCCACAATATTGGTGTATCTGCCAGTTTCCAATGCTCAAGAAGCCGTGTTCAGCCTCAAAGATGAAGCTGGCAATATGCAATATCAGATGAACATTTCAGTTGCAGAGAGAACTGGGGTAATCGCGATCAAATTACCAGCGAATGCACCCGCTTTAGCTGTTGGTAAAAATTATCAATGGTTCTTAGCACTCAAAGTAGATGGGCAACTCAGTCCAAGTACGCCTTACGTCGATGGTTGGGTTCAGCGTATTCAGCCCAGCGCTGAGTTGGCAACAGCAATCCAAGAGCAAGATGCTCTGAAGCGGGCTACTGCTTTGGGTAAAAACGGTGTTTGGTATGACTGTGTGGCAACACTTGCAGCGGTATACACCGCTCAACCCAACAATGCAACTCTCCGCAAACAATGGGAAGAACTTCTATCCTCAGTCAGTTTGAAGGAGATTGTAACAGCGAACTTATTAGCATCTACTAACTAA
- a CDS encoding CHAT domain-containing protein, with product MTFQIKKCRWLYISLSILSLCLAVTITPAKASVQVPTTSILNVSTSTQPNNWLEQGRNLYRSGNFTEAVTIWQTAAQQYHTQGDRLNEALSLSYLSLTQQELNQWQAAQQSIEQSLKLLQTSIPSADPILWAQALNTQANLQLHTGKAETALASWQQAQKFYEQAGDKMGSLGSQINQAQALQTLGFYRRSKQQLEVLTEKLQGMPDNEIKVSGLRSLGLAVQITGDSSKSQQILEQSLAIARKISAQPQLSSILLNLGQTAVDLQDPEAALDYFEQAQLLTTNPSDRLQARLAQFKLFLNYDKLEFVNPLAPQLLQELRELPPSHTSLYAAINFVATLNRQSNSDPILPLKDLAQLMAITVKSAQQIQDTQAEAYALHQWGKLYHRTQQLSQAQELTQKSLNIARQLQANDIIAQSARQVGQLYKQQGDRSKAITAYTEAVNALKALRGDLVAINPDVQFSFRSSVEPVYRELVDLLLEDQPSQAELIEARELIEALQIAELDNFFREACLDRTQQIDRVDPTATVIYPIILSDRLTVIISKAGQPLRSYVTHKSQAEIEQTLDNFLVALNPVSDSQDRDRLSQQIYDWLIRPEEAEQAFIDTKTLVFVLDGRLRNIPIAALFDGKQYLIEKYAVALSPGLQLMATRSLHQNHISAIVGGISQSRAGFSALPAVESEVKQISKAVSSSVLLNQEFTSQALAKQVKSSSAGIVHLATHGQFSSRLEDTFLLTWDGEVNVKELSELLKNRGSDPSKAIELLVLSACDTAAGDDRAVLGLAGLAVKSGARSTIATLWPVKDRAAAMLMTRFYDQLRQPKITKAEALRQAQISLIRQTDFHDPFFWSGFVLIGNWI from the coding sequence GTGACTTTCCAAATTAAAAAATGTCGTTGGCTATATATTAGTTTGAGTATTTTGAGCTTGTGTTTGGCAGTGACAATAACACCTGCAAAAGCATCTGTGCAAGTACCGACAACTTCTATCCTGAATGTGTCAACATCTACTCAACCTAACAATTGGCTGGAACAGGGACGGAACCTCTACCGTTCAGGAAACTTTACAGAAGCAGTGACGATTTGGCAAACGGCAGCACAACAGTACCACACCCAAGGCGATCGCCTGAACGAAGCTCTAAGTTTAAGTTATCTGTCACTGACACAACAGGAACTTAATCAATGGCAAGCAGCCCAACAGTCTATTGAGCAAAGTCTGAAACTATTGCAAACCTCTATTCCCTCTGCCGATCCAATTCTTTGGGCACAAGCACTTAATACCCAAGCAAATTTGCAATTGCACACTGGCAAAGCCGAAACCGCACTTGCAAGTTGGCAACAAGCTCAAAAATTTTATGAGCAAGCAGGCGACAAAATGGGAAGCCTGGGTAGTCAAATCAATCAGGCACAAGCTTTACAAACTTTGGGATTTTACCGCCGTTCTAAACAACAGTTAGAGGTACTGACTGAAAAACTCCAAGGGATGCCGGATAATGAAATCAAAGTTAGTGGACTGCGATCGCTTGGTTTAGCTGTGCAAATAACTGGTGACTCTAGTAAAAGTCAACAGATTTTAGAGCAAAGTTTAGCGATCGCTCGTAAAATTTCAGCCCAACCCCAATTAAGTTCTATTCTTCTCAACCTAGGCCAAACTGCCGTTGACTTGCAAGATCCGGAAGCCGCATTAGATTACTTTGAACAGGCTCAACTTTTAACAACTAACCCAAGCGATCGGTTACAAGCGCGTTTAGCTCAGTTCAAACTTTTCCTCAATTACGACAAACTAGAGTTTGTTAACCCACTCGCACCTCAACTACTCCAAGAACTCCGAGAACTGCCCCCCAGTCACACCTCACTCTACGCGGCGATCAATTTTGTTGCCACCCTCAACCGCCAGTCAAATTCTGACCCAATCCTACCGCTAAAAGATTTGGCGCAACTGATGGCAATCACAGTCAAATCTGCACAGCAAATCCAGGATACTCAAGCCGAAGCTTATGCACTACATCAGTGGGGAAAACTCTATCATCGTACACAGCAGTTATCACAAGCACAGGAGTTAACTCAGAAATCCCTCAACATTGCCCGCCAACTCCAAGCTAACGATATCATTGCTCAATCTGCTCGGCAGGTGGGACAGTTGTATAAACAACAAGGCGATCGCTCAAAAGCAATTACCGCCTATACAGAAGCAGTCAATGCCTTAAAGGCACTGCGGGGAGATTTGGTGGCTATTAACCCTGATGTCCAGTTCTCTTTTCGCAGCAGTGTGGAGCCGGTCTACCGGGAACTGGTTGATTTACTTCTAGAGGATCAACCGAGTCAAGCAGAACTAATAGAAGCTCGTGAATTGATTGAGGCACTGCAAATTGCGGAACTCGATAACTTTTTTCGGGAAGCCTGTTTAGATAGAACTCAACAGATCGATCGGGTTGATCCCACTGCAACCGTCATTTATCCGATTATCCTGAGCGATCGTTTAACAGTAATTATCTCCAAAGCAGGGCAACCACTCCGTTCCTATGTTACTCACAAATCTCAAGCTGAAATTGAGCAGACTCTAGACAATTTTTTGGTTGCTCTTAACCCTGTCTCAGATTCCCAAGACCGGGATCGATTGTCCCAACAGATTTATGATTGGTTAATTCGCCCAGAGGAAGCAGAGCAAGCATTCATTGATACCAAGACATTGGTGTTTGTTTTGGATGGTCGATTGCGGAACATTCCCATAGCAGCTCTTTTTGACGGGAAGCAATATCTGATTGAGAAATATGCTGTGGCGCTCTCACCAGGATTGCAACTGATGGCGACGCGATCGCTTCATCAAAACCACATCAGTGCGATCGTGGGTGGCATTAGCCAATCTCGCGCTGGCTTTAGTGCTTTACCCGCCGTGGAATCAGAAGTGAAACAAATCTCCAAGGCGGTGTCGTCCTCTGTGTTGCTGAACCAGGAATTTACCAGTCAGGCCCTTGCTAAACAGGTGAAATCCAGTAGTGCAGGTATTGTCCACCTAGCAACCCACGGACAGTTTAGTTCCCGCCTCGAAGATACCTTCTTGCTCACTTGGGATGGAGAAGTCAATGTTAAAGAGTTATCTGAACTCCTGAAAAATCGGGGTAGCGATCCATCAAAAGCCATCGAACTGCTGGTACTTAGTGCCTGTGATACAGCAGCAGGAGACGATCGCGCCGTCCTGGGACTAGCAGGCTTGGCTGTCAAATCCGGCGCTCGCTCAACTATCGCCACCCTATGGCCCGTCAAAGATCGGGCAGCTGCGATGCTCATGACTCGCTTCTATGACCAACTGCGACAACCCAAAATCACTAAAGCCGAAGCACTAAGACAAGCACAAATTAGCCTAATTCGCCAAACTGATTTCCACGATCCGTTCTTTTGGTCTGGCTTTGTTTTGATCGGCAACTGGATTTAG
- a CDS encoding two-partner secretion domain-containing protein has translation MKVISARFGLIGGMLICGIWSSCANAQVISDGTLNTTVSQSGNNFTITNGNRVGNNLFHSFSQFSIPSNGSASFNNAADVQNIFSRVTGGNVSNIDGLITANGSANLFLLNPNGIIFGGNAKLNIGGSFISTTANSIKFADGTEFSAINPQANALLSINVPIGLQLGHNPSAIQVQGTGHLDIESDIIPTIRNPSPTRLQVQAGKTLALVGGNLNLNGATLTAETGHIELGSLGGAGLVSLVPTTQGYKLEYGNEQNFSDIQLAQKSLLDVSGVNAGSVQLQGRNIRLSDGSLVLAQNYGNLAGGDIRFQASEAIDMIGGTSATTIRGGIRTNTLSTGTGGNISIITPRLTLQQGSGIENSTHGVADSGNIQIEAAAIEMSGFSPLTPIATNILTGTYGTGSAGDISINGDRLVISGGALLTSYTYGSGSSGKVTIRNQNTTVMGKTPFEISSSISISSFATGNTKDLILDTGKLQILDGGALGSLVFYAGNGGNVSINAREAIAISGVSPNTYSSLGSSVIRSSPQLLKLFGLQDVLTGNAGSVSITTPNLTLNDGGIVSVTSQGSGNAGNLNITADRIQLKNQGSIQAQTESGNGGNIDLQVGNLLLIRDRSNISATAGGNGNGGNININAPIIAGLENSDIIANAVKGRGGNIQISTQGLFGLKFRPQLTPENDITASSQFGVSGTVQVNTIGVDPNSGLVELPASVTDPSQQIATGCSGTQGSRFVATGRGGVPQNPNQQVTSDRTWSDIRDLRAYRKTGNVTAQTPTSPEVIVEATSWHRNANGQVELVAAPSPANIQPQLTCAVVPRN, from the coding sequence GTGAAAGTAATTTCTGCTAGGTTTGGTTTGATTGGTGGAATGTTGATATGTGGGATTTGGAGTAGTTGTGCAAATGCTCAAGTAATTTCCGATGGCACTCTCAACACCACAGTTTCCCAGAGCGGCAATAACTTCACGATTACCAACGGCAATCGTGTCGGCAACAACCTGTTTCACAGCTTCAGTCAATTCTCTATTCCTAGCAATGGTTCTGCATCTTTCAACAATGCCGCAGATGTGCAAAATATTTTTAGTCGTGTGACTGGGGGCAATGTTTCTAATATTGATGGTTTAATTACAGCCAACGGTAGCGCCAATCTATTTTTGCTTAATCCCAATGGGATTATTTTTGGAGGCAATGCCAAATTAAATATCGGTGGTTCGTTTATTAGCACGACAGCCAATAGCATCAAATTTGCTGATGGGACTGAATTTAGCGCCATTAATCCCCAAGCTAACGCATTATTAAGTATCAATGTTCCCATTGGACTGCAACTAGGTCATAATCCTTCAGCGATACAAGTCCAAGGTACAGGGCATTTAGATATCGAGAGCGATATTATTCCTACGATTCGCAATCCTAGCCCAACAAGATTGCAAGTACAGGCGGGAAAAACTTTGGCGTTGGTGGGTGGTAATCTGAATCTGAATGGCGCTACATTGACTGCCGAAACAGGGCATATAGAATTAGGTAGCCTGGGAGGTGCAGGATTAGTTAGTTTAGTGCCAACCACTCAGGGATATAAATTGGAGTATGGCAACGAGCAAAACTTTAGTGACATTCAACTAGCACAAAAATCACTATTAGATGTCAGTGGGGTAAATGCGGGTTCAGTTCAGCTTCAGGGACGAAATATTCGCTTGAGCGATGGTTCGTTAGTTTTAGCGCAGAATTATGGAAATCTTGCTGGTGGAGACATTCGTTTTCAAGCATCAGAAGCCATCGATATGATTGGCGGAACATCCGCAACCACAATTCGAGGTGGGATTCGCACTAACACCTTAAGCACCGGAACTGGTGGGAATATAAGTATCATTACTCCCCGGTTAACACTCCAACAGGGTTCAGGGATAGAGAACTCAACACACGGAGTAGCTGACAGTGGCAACATTCAGATTGAAGCGGCAGCAATAGAGATGTCCGGCTTCTCACCCCTGACGCCCATTGCAACAAACATTCTCACTGGCACATACGGTACTGGGTCAGCAGGTGATATCTCTATTAATGGGGATAGATTGGTAATATCTGGTGGAGCTTTATTGACTTCATATACATATGGCAGTGGCTCTAGTGGTAAAGTGACAATTCGCAATCAAAATACCACAGTTATGGGGAAAACCCCTTTTGAAATTTCTAGTAGCATTAGTATCAGTAGCTTTGCAACCGGAAATACAAAAGATTTGATACTAGATACTGGTAAGTTACAAATCTTAGATGGAGGAGCACTTGGTTCATTAGTATTTTATGCTGGGAATGGAGGAAATGTCAGTATTAATGCTAGAGAGGCGATCGCAATTAGTGGTGTCAGTCCTAACACTTACAGTAGCCTCGGTTCATCTGTCATCCGTTCAAGTCCACAACTACTTAAGTTATTTGGCTTACAGGATGTACTGACGGGAAATGCAGGTAGTGTTAGTATTACCACACCAAATTTGACACTCAATGATGGCGGTATTGTAAGCGTTACCAGCCAAGGTAGTGGAAATGCTGGCAATCTCAACATCACCGCAGATCGCATCCAATTAAAAAATCAAGGCTCAATCCAAGCACAGACAGAATCTGGTAATGGTGGCAACATCGACTTACAAGTGGGAAATTTGTTGCTAATACGCGATCGCAGCAATATTAGTGCTACAGCAGGCGGTAACGGTAATGGAGGTAATATCAATATCAATGCACCGATCATCGCCGGATTAGAAAACAGCGACATTATTGCTAATGCGGTGAAAGGTAGGGGGGGTAATATTCAAATCAGCACACAAGGGCTTTTCGGACTGAAGTTTCGTCCCCAACTGACACCAGAGAATGACATCACTGCTAGTTCCCAATTTGGGGTTAGCGGCACGGTTCAAGTCAATACCATCGGCGTCGATCCAAATTCCGGTTTAGTAGAACTGCCAGCAAGTGTTACCGATCCATCTCAGCAAATTGCCACAGGTTGTTCGGGTACTCAAGGCAGTCGCTTTGTGGCAACGGGACGGGGTGGTGTGCCGCAAAATCCCAATCAGCAAGTAACGAGCGACCGCACTTGGTCTGATATCCGTGACCTCAGAGCATACCGCAAAACTGGTAATGTCACTGCCCAAACGCCTACATCCCCAGAGGTTATCGTCGAAGCCACTTCCTGGCATCGGAACGCTAATGGCCAAGTTGAGTTAGTTGCAGCGCCATCTCCCGCAAATATACAGCCTCAATTAACTTGTGCTGTGGTTCCTAGAAATTAA